The Variovorax paradoxus genome window below encodes:
- a CDS encoding DUF2894 domain-containing protein, giving the protein MRRAPPALQRRPVSSDAPIDANDDPLAIVAAWRARGAERFDPVRLHFIETLAKRTAVQGGEARRLLDERLRQLLGAYGEDFEKAMPEAVAAAAQPLPRGALAELVEHIARQSPLPEEAPAPSSGAVPIRASAANSAAAPAELKTMRYFRGTWSRLSADRRLTQSLAKMPENAGPLNSHHLVHRALILMRDLSPEYLNRFMTYVDTLLWVEQLQASQASAPAARAEGGKKSGRGKSG; this is encoded by the coding sequence ATGCGGCGAGCACCACCGGCACTGCAGCGAAGGCCCGTGAGTAGCGACGCGCCCATCGACGCGAACGACGACCCGCTCGCGATCGTCGCGGCCTGGCGCGCGCGCGGGGCCGAGCGCTTCGATCCCGTGCGGCTGCATTTCATCGAGACGCTCGCGAAGCGCACCGCGGTGCAGGGTGGCGAGGCCAGACGGCTGCTCGACGAGCGGCTGCGGCAGTTGCTGGGTGCGTATGGCGAGGACTTCGAGAAGGCGATGCCGGAGGCGGTGGCCGCGGCGGCACAGCCGTTGCCGCGCGGCGCGCTCGCCGAGCTCGTCGAACACATCGCGCGCCAATCGCCGCTGCCTGAAGAAGCACCGGCACCGAGCAGCGGTGCCGTGCCGATTCGCGCCAGCGCGGCGAACTCCGCCGCCGCGCCCGCCGAACTCAAGACCATGCGCTACTTCCGCGGCACCTGGTCGCGCCTGAGCGCCGATCGCCGGCTCACGCAGTCGCTCGCGAAGATGCCCGAGAACGCGGGCCCGCTCAATTCGCACCACCTCGTGCACCGCGCGCTGATCCTCATGCGCGATCTGTCGCCCGAATACCTCAACCGCTTCATGACCTACGTCGACACCTTGCTGTGGGTGGAGCAGTTGCAGGCCAGCCAGGCTTCGGCGCCCGCGGCGCGCGCCGAGGGCGGGAAGAAGTCGGGGCGCGGGAAGTCGGGCTGA
- a CDS encoding antibiotic biosynthesis monooxygenase: MHIVTVHFQIAPDHRADFLRAIKANASRSVEHEPGCRQFDVCVSPDDAGHVFLYEVYDDRAAFDAHLASAHFQRFNSLTTDWVISKQVESFERV, translated from the coding sequence ATGCACATCGTCACCGTCCACTTCCAAATCGCCCCAGACCACCGGGCAGACTTCCTCCGCGCGATCAAGGCCAACGCCTCGCGCTCGGTCGAGCACGAGCCCGGCTGCCGCCAGTTCGACGTCTGTGTGTCGCCCGACGATGCGGGCCATGTCTTCCTCTACGAGGTCTACGACGACCGCGCGGCCTTCGACGCGCATCTCGCGAGCGCGCACTTCCAGCGCTTCAATAGTCTGACGACGGACTGGGTAATCTCGAAGCAGGTCGAGAGCTTCGAGCGGGTCTGA
- a CDS encoding helix-turn-helix transcriptional regulator, producing the protein MRSLNHPALDDVSLTQVLYALSDPERLRVVHELAGCGEASCAALGGGRAKSSMSHHFRVLREAGIVRTRTDGPAHVNELRRKEVDKRFPGLLKAVLAAQETAAKQG; encoded by the coding sequence ATGCGCAGCCTCAACCATCCGGCCCTCGACGATGTCTCGCTGACCCAGGTCCTCTATGCCCTGAGCGATCCCGAGCGGCTGCGCGTGGTGCACGAGCTCGCCGGCTGCGGCGAGGCCAGCTGTGCCGCGCTGGGCGGAGGCAGGGCGAAGTCGAGCATGTCGCATCACTTCAGGGTGCTGCGCGAGGCGGGCATCGTGCGCACCCGCACCGACGGCCCCGCGCATGTGAACGAGCTGCGCCGCAAGGAAGTCGACAAGCGCTTTCCCGGCCTGCTGAAGGCCGTGCTCGCGGCCCAGGAAACGGCCGCGAAGCAGGGTTAG
- a CDS encoding NADH:flavin oxidoreductase/NADH oxidase, with product MPSLFSPFTLKDVTLKNRMVVSPMCQYSAVDGVVNDWHHVHLSGLARGGAALVIAEATAVSPEGRITPGCAGIWTDAQADAWRKIVASVKAAGAVPGIQIAHAGRKASANRPWEGDDHIAADDARGWQTIAPSAIAFGGGLPKVPQAMTLADIQRVKADFVAAARRALDAGFEWLELHFAHGYLAQSFFSTWSNERTDAYGGDFEGRARFLIETLTAVREVWPERLPLAARFGVTEFAGQDDLEEGIELVRRLKAAGLDFIDVSIGFSTPTAKIPWGPALMAPIAQRVRRETGLPATTSWFISEPRQADELVASGTVDLVTLGRPLLANPHWPYRAALELGVDKAAWTLPAPYAHWLERYRSS from the coding sequence ATGCCAAGCCTCTTCTCGCCTTTCACCTTGAAAGATGTCACGCTGAAAAACCGCATGGTCGTCTCGCCGATGTGCCAGTACTCGGCCGTCGACGGCGTGGTCAACGACTGGCACCACGTCCATCTGTCGGGCCTCGCGCGCGGCGGCGCGGCCCTGGTCATCGCCGAAGCCACGGCCGTCTCGCCCGAAGGCCGCATCACGCCCGGATGCGCCGGGATCTGGACCGATGCGCAGGCCGATGCGTGGCGCAAGATCGTCGCCTCGGTCAAGGCCGCGGGCGCCGTGCCCGGCATCCAGATCGCCCACGCGGGGCGCAAGGCGAGCGCCAACCGGCCCTGGGAAGGCGACGACCACATCGCCGCCGACGACGCGCGCGGCTGGCAGACCATCGCCCCCTCGGCCATCGCGTTCGGCGGCGGCCTGCCGAAGGTGCCCCAGGCCATGACCTTGGCCGACATCCAGCGCGTCAAAGCCGACTTCGTGGCCGCGGCCAGGCGCGCGCTCGACGCGGGCTTCGAATGGCTCGAGCTGCATTTCGCGCACGGCTACCTGGCGCAGAGCTTCTTCTCGACCTGGTCCAACGAGCGGACCGATGCCTACGGCGGCGACTTCGAGGGCCGCGCGCGCTTCCTGATCGAGACGCTCACCGCCGTGCGCGAGGTCTGGCCCGAGCGCCTGCCGCTGGCGGCCCGCTTCGGCGTGACCGAGTTCGCGGGCCAGGACGACCTCGAGGAAGGCATCGAACTCGTGCGCCGGCTCAAGGCGGCCGGCCTCGATTTCATCGACGTCAGCATCGGCTTCTCGACGCCCACCGCGAAGATCCCATGGGGCCCGGCCCTGATGGCGCCGATCGCGCAGCGCGTGCGCCGCGAGACGGGCCTGCCCGCCACCACGAGCTGGTTCATCAGCGAACCGCGGCAGGCGGACGAACTGGTCGCCAGCGGCACCGTCGACCTGGTCACGCTGGGCCGGCCGCTGCTCGCGAATCCGCACTGGCCTTACCGCGCCGCGCTCGAGCTCGGCGTGGACAAGGCGGCCTGGACGCTGCCAGCGCCGTACGCGCACTGGCTGGAGCGCTATCGGTCGTCGTGA
- a CDS encoding TetR/AcrR family transcriptional regulator has translation MEAEVAVRKRATTKGDATREAVKQAAKRAIASDGFSGVKIADIMAKAGKSPGAFYLYFKTKEQLLLELVEDFRRRLKDEVNKPLEERETAFDTLSTRLGAFWKIYRDDWPTATAAFQMAMVDSQFERAWRNVRQQGIRGVSALIELSKKQGYARDLDTELAASALCSMLEYTCYNWTAKGGDFPDRFIDDATAVKVLSYLFVNAVSGGHGLPGSQPGAA, from the coding sequence ATGGAAGCAGAGGTAGCAGTCCGCAAGCGTGCGACCACCAAGGGCGACGCGACCCGCGAGGCGGTCAAGCAGGCGGCCAAGCGCGCGATCGCGAGCGACGGGTTCTCGGGCGTGAAGATCGCGGACATCATGGCCAAGGCTGGCAAGTCGCCGGGCGCCTTCTACCTGTACTTCAAGACCAAGGAGCAGTTGCTGCTCGAGCTGGTCGAGGACTTCCGCCGCCGCCTCAAGGACGAGGTCAACAAGCCGCTCGAGGAGCGGGAGACGGCGTTCGACACGCTGTCCACGCGCCTGGGCGCGTTCTGGAAGATCTACCGCGACGACTGGCCGACGGCCACCGCGGCCTTCCAGATGGCGATGGTCGACAGCCAGTTCGAGCGCGCCTGGCGCAACGTGCGCCAGCAGGGCATCCGCGGTGTCTCCGCGCTGATCGAGCTGTCCAAGAAGCAGGGCTACGCGCGCGACCTCGACACCGAGCTCGCGGCCTCCGCGCTGTGCTCGATGCTCGAATACACCTGCTACAACTGGACCGCGAAGGGCGGCGACTTCCCCGATCGGTTCATCGACGACGCCACCGCCGTGAAGGTGCTTTCCTATCTCTTCGTCAACGCCGTGAGCGGCGGCCACGGGCTGCCGGGGTCGCAGCCCGGCGCCGCCTGA
- a CDS encoding tripartite tricarboxylate transporter substrate binding protein yields MLSRRSLMQGALGAGFGALSQAPALAQAADWPQRPVRLVVPFAPGGGADIATRQLCEQLRKGWGGTATVIDNKPGANTIIAAETVLNAPRDGSTFLATISLTTQLPYLMAKVPFNPATDLVPVGAITVEQLVLVANPAAGARTLPELFAAARREPQRFAFGSYGIGSNSHLVLNELNRASGTEIVHSPYKGAAPAVQAVLGGEVALAVSNYGTVKQHIASGKLVPLAVTGERRSRFLPAVPSFAELGIKGFETPAWIGVFAARGVPDAIVQKLGADMRKALQAPELVAKLVDFGQEPGQMTVAEFQALVRRDEENAGRMIRAAGIRLE; encoded by the coding sequence ATGCTTTCAAGACGATCGCTCATGCAGGGCGCACTTGGCGCCGGGTTCGGCGCGCTGTCCCAGGCGCCGGCGCTCGCGCAGGCGGCCGATTGGCCGCAGCGCCCGGTGCGGCTGGTGGTGCCGTTCGCCCCCGGCGGCGGCGCGGACATCGCGACGCGGCAGCTATGCGAGCAGCTGCGCAAGGGCTGGGGCGGCACGGCCACCGTCATCGACAACAAGCCCGGCGCCAACACCATCATCGCGGCCGAGACCGTGCTCAACGCGCCGCGCGACGGCAGCACCTTCCTCGCGACCATCTCGCTGACGACGCAGCTGCCCTACCTCATGGCCAAGGTGCCGTTCAATCCCGCCACCGACCTGGTGCCGGTGGGCGCGATCACCGTCGAGCAGCTGGTGCTGGTGGCCAACCCCGCCGCCGGCGCGCGCACCCTGCCCGAGCTGTTCGCCGCCGCGCGGCGCGAGCCCCAGCGCTTCGCCTTCGGTTCCTACGGCATCGGCTCCAACTCGCACCTGGTGCTCAACGAGCTCAACCGCGCCTCGGGCACCGAGATCGTCCACTCCCCCTACAAGGGCGCGGCGCCGGCCGTGCAGGCAGTGCTGGGGGGCGAGGTCGCGCTGGCGGTCTCGAACTACGGCACGGTCAAGCAGCACATCGCGAGCGGCAAGCTGGTGCCCCTGGCCGTGACCGGCGAGCGGCGCTCGCGCTTCCTGCCGGCCGTCCCCTCCTTCGCCGAGCTGGGCATCAAGGGCTTCGAGACGCCGGCCTGGATCGGCGTCTTCGCCGCGCGCGGCGTGCCCGACGCCATCGTCCAGAAGCTCGGCGCCGACATGCGCAAGGCGCTGCAGGCCCCCGAGCTGGTCGCCAAGCTCGTCGACTTCGGCCAGGAGCCGGGCCAGATGACGGTGGCCGAGTTCCAGGCGCTGGTGCGGCGCGACGAAGAGAACGCGGGCCGGATGATCCGTGCGGCCGGGATCCGACTCGAATGA
- a CDS encoding AMP-binding protein, which translates to MNETPIVQALAALATAHPDRRAFAGEGEASRWGEVLRRVASMAGGLRAAGLNPGDHAATLALNSPRHFELLLAVWWAGGVLVPLNTRLASDELRFILEHSRASMLVVDDNFRDFGQAIAAAADAPKLVLTLDEALHGHLAASEPIPAFAADPTALAALMYTGGTTGLPKGVELTHRNFAAAAGNMRRDLAHDEHTVYLHAAPMFHLADLGIGLAVSLAGGGHGFMARFTPEDFYRRLARDGITHLQLVPTMLAAVLDAPCRDDALLARVRRISYGAAPISAALLQRVLDAFPNAGIHQFYGLTESCGACVMLPPERHVLAGPLAGKLGAAGTATEGFEIRIVDGHGQPLRAGQVGEIQIRGVPVMRGYWNDAAQTQATLKDGWLGSGDGGYLDDEGFLFVVDRIKDMIISGGENIYCAEVESAIAGHPAVRECAVIGLPDDHWGERVHAVVVARAGFALDRESLDAHCRARLAGYKVPRSYDFAESLPLSGVGKVQKKALREAYLQRSAAR; encoded by the coding sequence ATGAACGAGACGCCGATCGTCCAGGCGCTCGCGGCGCTCGCCACGGCGCATCCCGATCGCCGCGCGTTCGCCGGCGAGGGCGAGGCCTCGCGCTGGGGCGAGGTGCTGCGGCGCGTGGCCTCGATGGCCGGCGGCCTGCGCGCGGCGGGCCTGAACCCCGGCGACCACGCGGCCACGCTCGCGCTCAATTCGCCACGCCATTTCGAGCTGCTGCTGGCCGTGTGGTGGGCCGGCGGCGTGCTGGTGCCGCTCAACACGCGGCTCGCGAGTGACGAGCTGCGCTTCATCCTCGAGCATTCGCGGGCATCGATGCTGGTCGTGGACGACAACTTCCGCGACTTCGGCCAGGCCATCGCCGCCGCGGCGGACGCGCCGAAGTTGGTGCTGACGCTCGACGAGGCGCTGCATGGCCACCTTGCCGCCAGCGAGCCGATCCCCGCCTTCGCTGCCGACCCCACGGCGCTCGCCGCGCTCATGTACACCGGCGGCACCACCGGCCTGCCCAAGGGCGTGGAACTCACGCACCGCAACTTCGCCGCCGCGGCCGGCAACATGCGGCGCGATCTCGCGCACGACGAGCACACGGTGTACCTGCATGCCGCGCCGATGTTCCACCTCGCCGACCTCGGCATCGGCCTGGCCGTGAGCCTGGCCGGCGGCGGCCACGGCTTCATGGCGCGCTTCACGCCCGAGGACTTCTACCGGCGGCTCGCGCGCGACGGCATCACCCACCTGCAGCTGGTGCCGACGATGCTCGCCGCGGTGCTCGATGCGCCGTGCCGCGACGACGCGCTGCTCGCGCGCGTGCGCCGCATCTCGTACGGCGCGGCGCCGATCTCCGCCGCGCTGCTGCAGCGCGTGCTCGACGCGTTTCCGAATGCCGGCATCCACCAGTTCTACGGCTTGACCGAAAGCTGCGGCGCCTGCGTCATGCTGCCGCCCGAACGGCACGTGCTCGCGGGGCCGCTCGCCGGCAAGCTCGGCGCCGCCGGCACCGCGACCGAGGGCTTCGAGATCCGGATCGTGGACGGCCACGGACAGCCGCTGCGCGCGGGTCAGGTCGGCGAGATCCAGATCCGCGGCGTGCCCGTGATGCGCGGCTACTGGAACGATGCCGCGCAGACGCAAGCGACCCTGAAGGACGGATGGCTGGGCTCGGGCGATGGCGGCTACCTCGACGACGAGGGCTTCCTGTTCGTGGTCGACCGCATCAAGGACATGATCATCAGCGGCGGCGAGAACATCTACTGCGCCGAGGTCGAGAGCGCCATCGCCGGCCACCCCGCCGTGCGCGAATGCGCGGTGATCGGCCTGCCCGACGACCACTGGGGCGAACGCGTCCATGCGGTCGTCGTGGCGCGAGCGGGCTTCGCGCTGGACCGCGAGTCGCTCGACGCCCACTGCCGCGCGCGGCTGGCCGGCTACAAGGTGCCGCGCAGCTACGACTTCGCCGAATCGCTGCCGCTGTCGGGGGTCGGCAAGGTGCAGAAGAAGGCGCTGCGCGAGGCGTATCTCCAGAGGAGCGCCGCGCGATGA
- a CDS encoding acyl-CoA dehydrogenase family protein, with the protein MTELLFPRHLFQPEHEDFRAQVRRFVAERIVPHHRDWERAGQVPRDIWRQAGQLGMLCCTVDSRWGGAGADYLYTVVALEEMAFAHAAGPGFGIHSEMAVPYLAHFGSDAQRERWLPRLVAGDAIAAVAMTEPAAGSDLRAIRTRARRTDGGWRLSGQKVFISNGQLADLFVVAAKTDDDERLSIFLVDAGLPGVQRGRKLEKLGHHAQDTSELFFDEVQLDGADLLGEAGQGMRYLMHGLARERLTICITCQARAEAVFRDTCAYVAERRVFDAPLSQMQNTRFALATAKADLLAGRALVDRLIAEHMAGTLDATTAAAGKLWVTEMLGRCVDACLQQHGGWGYMSEYEVSRAYADARVERIAGGTSEIMKEIIARGLWPRASGSN; encoded by the coding sequence ATGACTGAATTGCTGTTCCCACGCCACCTGTTCCAGCCCGAGCACGAGGACTTCCGCGCCCAGGTGCGGCGCTTCGTCGCCGAGCGCATCGTGCCGCACCACCGCGACTGGGAGCGCGCCGGCCAGGTGCCGCGCGACATCTGGCGGCAGGCCGGCCAGCTCGGCATGCTGTGCTGCACCGTCGACAGCCGATGGGGCGGCGCGGGCGCCGACTATCTCTACACCGTCGTCGCGCTCGAGGAGATGGCCTTCGCGCATGCGGCCGGGCCGGGCTTCGGCATCCATTCGGAAATGGCCGTGCCCTACCTCGCCCATTTCGGCAGCGATGCGCAGCGCGAGCGCTGGCTGCCGCGGCTGGTGGCGGGCGATGCCATCGCCGCGGTCGCAATGACCGAGCCCGCCGCGGGCAGCGACCTGCGCGCCATCCGCACCCGCGCCCGGCGCACGGACGGCGGCTGGCGCCTCTCGGGCCAGAAGGTGTTCATCTCCAACGGGCAGCTCGCCGACCTGTTCGTGGTCGCGGCCAAGACCGACGACGACGAACGGCTGTCGATCTTCCTGGTCGATGCCGGCCTGCCAGGCGTGCAGCGCGGCCGCAAGCTCGAGAAGCTCGGCCATCACGCGCAGGACACGTCCGAACTCTTCTTCGACGAAGTGCAACTCGATGGCGCGGACCTGCTCGGCGAGGCCGGCCAGGGCATGCGCTACCTGATGCACGGCCTGGCGCGCGAGCGGCTGACCATCTGCATCACCTGCCAGGCCCGGGCCGAGGCGGTGTTCCGCGACACCTGCGCCTACGTGGCCGAGCGCCGCGTGTTCGACGCGCCGCTGTCGCAGATGCAGAACACGCGCTTCGCGCTCGCCACGGCGAAGGCCGACCTGCTCGCGGGCCGCGCGCTGGTCGACCGGCTGATCGCCGAGCACATGGCCGGCACGCTGGACGCGACCACGGCCGCGGCGGGAAAGCTCTGGGTGACCGAGATGCTCGGGCGCTGCGTCGACGCCTGCCTGCAGCAGCACGGCGGCTGGGGCTACATGTCGGAGTACGAGGTGTCGCGCGCCTATGCGGATGCGCGCGTGGAGCGCATCGCCGGCGGCACCTCCGAAATCATGAAGGAAATCATTGCGCGCGGCCTCTGGCCCCGCGCATCGGGCAGCAACTAG
- a CDS encoding acetyl-CoA C-acetyltransferase yields MEALIYDAVRTPRGRGKAQGALHTLSPLELSATVLRALPERNGFDPAVVDEVILGCVEAVGDQGANIARSAVIEAGYGDTVPGFMVARFCGSGLDAVNAATAKIMAGQADCVVAGGVEMNSLVPMLFGTGGPSVSDVYFNDRVLQTPQGVAADLIATLEGFSRTDVDAFAARSHQNAAAAQRAGWFDRSLVPVHDRNGRLCLATDELVRPETTVDSLAALKASFLSSGEKMGFDATVRYRYPQVDRVNHVHHAGNSSGISDGASAVLLGSRRLGDQLGRKPRARVLATASAAADPCVMLTAPTPATEKALARAGLRIQDIDLFEVNEAFASVVLKYMLDLGVDPERMNVAGGAIALGHPVGATGGMLIGTLVDELERRGLRRGLVAMCTGLGMGVATIVELV; encoded by the coding sequence TTGGAAGCATTGATCTACGACGCGGTGCGCACGCCGCGCGGCCGCGGCAAGGCACAGGGCGCACTGCACACGCTGTCGCCGCTCGAACTGTCGGCCACGGTGCTGCGGGCCCTGCCCGAGCGCAACGGCTTCGACCCCGCGGTGGTCGATGAAGTCATCCTGGGCTGCGTCGAGGCCGTCGGCGACCAGGGCGCGAACATCGCGCGCTCGGCCGTGATCGAGGCCGGCTACGGCGACACGGTGCCCGGCTTCATGGTGGCGCGCTTCTGCGGCTCGGGCCTGGACGCGGTCAACGCCGCGACCGCCAAGATCATGGCGGGCCAGGCCGACTGCGTGGTCGCGGGCGGCGTGGAAATGAACTCGCTGGTGCCGATGCTCTTCGGCACCGGCGGCCCTTCGGTCTCGGACGTCTACTTCAACGACCGCGTGCTGCAGACGCCCCAGGGCGTCGCGGCGGACCTGATCGCCACCCTCGAGGGCTTCTCGCGCACCGACGTCGATGCCTTCGCGGCACGCTCGCACCAGAACGCCGCTGCCGCGCAGCGCGCCGGCTGGTTCGACCGCTCGCTGGTGCCCGTGCACGACCGCAACGGCCGGCTGTGCCTGGCCACCGACGAGCTGGTGCGGCCCGAGACCACGGTCGATTCGCTCGCGGCGCTCAAGGCCTCGTTCCTGAGCTCCGGCGAGAAGATGGGTTTCGACGCCACCGTGCGCTACCGCTACCCGCAGGTCGACAGAGTGAACCACGTGCACCACGCCGGCAATTCATCCGGCATCTCGGACGGCGCGTCCGCGGTGCTGCTCGGCAGCCGCCGGCTCGGCGACCAACTGGGCCGCAAGCCGCGCGCGCGCGTGCTCGCCACCGCGAGCGCGGCCGCCGACCCCTGCGTCATGCTGACCGCTCCCACGCCGGCCACCGAGAAGGCGCTCGCGCGCGCCGGCCTGCGCATCCAGGACATCGACCTGTTCGAGGTCAACGAGGCCTTCGCCTCCGTGGTGCTCAAGTACATGTTGGACCTGGGGGTCGACCCCGAGCGCATGAACGTCGCCGGCGGCGCGATCGCGCTCGGCCATCCGGTCGGCGCGACCGGCGGGATGCTGATCGGGACGCTGGTCGACGAACTCGAGCGCCGCGGACTGCGCCGCGGGCTGGTCGCGATGTGCACCGGCCTGGGCATGGGCGTCGCAACGATTGTGGAACTGGTCTGA
- a CDS encoding enoyl-CoA hydratase/isomerase family protein: MIDYEQDADGVAHIVWNNPDGPVNLKTHASITAFSAAVDRALADDAVRGVLVRSAKRDFVAGGDLLGLYATQTAEGAIAKVATIGATLRRMERAGKPFVAVLDGSALGGGLEIALACHHRLAADDARLRFGLPEVTLGLIPGAGGTQRLPRLIGIAPATRLLMEGKPVGAAEALALGLVNEVVAADRLLETARAWVLAHPQAQQPWDRKGFRYPGFEPQSLEGRAFFFNAWPQLRRKSPTEDRAPGVLLHVLGQALQRDIDAGLAIEQRYFAQVVTSPSAKNRIRTQFIAANAARKLTRRSPDVPRFEPKRVGVIGAGTMGAGIALVCARAGIATVLLDRDDATAARGRERIAKTLDGSVERKLMSMQERDAILGRLQAGSDFELLQGCDLVVEAVIEVAEAKREVFERVLAAAGPDVLLATNTSTLSISGLAKTVAHPRNFIGLHFFAPVDRMALVEVIMGADTSEATLARSLDFLRLLGKTPVVVNDGPGFYTSRVVGAYTREALHLLNEGVSPALIDNAAFIAGLPIGPLAMADLTSYDLLADIVGSLAREARGTAMQSQGAQQAIAKLLDAGRLGRKAAGGVYDYPPEGKTVWSGLAELFPPRSPQPSTQEVVNRLLHIQSLETVHAMDEGIASDPLALDAAAVLGWSYPAFRGGVLAHIDQAGADRFVAECDALARQHGARFEAPASLRAMARDGGRFHALG; this comes from the coding sequence ATGATCGACTACGAACAAGACGCCGACGGCGTCGCCCACATCGTCTGGAACAACCCGGACGGACCGGTCAACCTCAAGACCCACGCCTCGATCACGGCCTTCTCGGCGGCGGTCGACCGGGCCCTCGCCGACGACGCTGTGCGTGGCGTGCTGGTGCGCTCGGCCAAGCGCGACTTCGTCGCGGGCGGCGACCTGCTGGGCCTCTATGCCACGCAGACGGCCGAAGGCGCCATCGCCAAGGTCGCCACCATCGGCGCGACGCTGCGCCGCATGGAGCGCGCGGGCAAGCCCTTCGTGGCCGTGCTCGACGGCTCGGCACTGGGCGGCGGGCTCGAGATCGCGCTGGCCTGCCACCACCGGCTGGCGGCGGACGACGCGCGGCTCCGATTCGGCCTGCCCGAGGTCACGCTGGGACTGATCCCCGGCGCCGGCGGCACGCAGCGCCTGCCGCGGCTGATCGGCATCGCGCCCGCGACGCGGCTGCTGATGGAAGGCAAGCCGGTCGGCGCCGCCGAGGCGCTGGCGCTCGGGCTGGTGAACGAGGTGGTGGCGGCCGACCGCCTGCTCGAGACGGCACGCGCCTGGGTGCTCGCCCATCCGCAGGCGCAGCAGCCCTGGGACCGCAAGGGCTTCCGCTATCCGGGCTTCGAGCCGCAATCGCTGGAAGGCCGCGCCTTCTTCTTCAATGCCTGGCCGCAGCTGCGGCGCAAGTCGCCGACGGAGGACCGCGCGCCCGGCGTGCTGCTGCACGTGCTCGGCCAGGCGCTGCAGCGCGACATCGACGCGGGCCTCGCGATCGAGCAGCGCTACTTCGCACAGGTCGTGACCTCGCCTTCCGCCAAGAACCGCATCCGCACCCAGTTCATCGCGGCCAACGCGGCGCGCAAGCTCACGCGCCGCAGCCCCGACGTGCCGCGCTTCGAGCCGAAGCGCGTGGGCGTGATCGGCGCCGGCACCATGGGCGCGGGCATCGCCCTGGTCTGCGCCCGTGCCGGGATCGCCACCGTGCTGCTCGATCGCGACGACGCCACCGCCGCGCGCGGCCGCGAGCGGATCGCGAAGACGCTCGACGGCTCGGTCGAACGCAAGCTCATGAGCATGCAGGAGCGCGATGCCATCCTCGGCCGGCTGCAGGCCGGGTCGGACTTCGAACTGCTGCAAGGCTGCGATCTCGTGGTCGAGGCCGTGATCGAGGTTGCAGAGGCCAAGCGCGAGGTGTTCGAGCGCGTGCTCGCGGCGGCCGGTCCCGACGTGCTGCTCGCCACCAACACCTCGACGCTGTCGATCTCCGGCCTCGCGAAGACGGTGGCGCATCCGCGCAACTTCATCGGCTTGCACTTCTTCGCACCGGTGGACCGCATGGCGCTGGTGGAAGTCATCATGGGCGCGGACACCTCCGAGGCCACGCTCGCCCGCTCGCTGGACTTCCTCAGGCTGCTCGGCAAGACACCGGTGGTGGTCAACGACGGCCCCGGCTTCTACACCTCGCGCGTGGTGGGTGCCTACACGCGCGAAGCGCTGCACCTGCTCAACGAGGGCGTGTCACCGGCGCTGATCGACAACGCGGCCTTCATCGCGGGCCTGCCGATCGGGCCGCTCGCGATGGCCGACCTGACCTCCTACGACCTGCTGGCCGACATCGTCGGCAGCCTGGCGCGCGAGGCCCGTGGCACCGCGATGCAGTCGCAGGGCGCGCAGCAGGCGATAGCGAAGCTGCTCGATGCCGGCCGCCTCGGCCGGAAGGCCGCGGGCGGCGTCTACGACTATCCGCCCGAGGGCAAGACCGTGTGGAGCGGGCTGGCCGAACTGTTCCCGCCGCGCTCGCCGCAGCCCTCGACGCAGGAGGTGGTCAACCGGCTGCTGCACATCCAGTCGCTGGAGACGGTGCATGCGATGGACGAAGGCATCGCCAGCGATCCGCTCGCGCTCGATGCCGCTGCCGTGCTGGGCTGGAGCTATCCGGCCTTCCGCGGCGGCGTGCTCGCGCACATCGACCAGGCGGGTGCCGACCGCTTCGTGGCCGAGTGCGATGCGCTGGCGCGCCAGCACGGCGCGCGCTTCGAGGCACCGGCATCGCTGCGCGCCATGGCGCGCGACGGCGGCCGCTTCCACGCACTGGGCTAG
- a CDS encoding PaaI family thioesterase translates to MATFDLQSAPAILAEVFPPWVLSLRPEIVHIGDGQTVLAMPLSPVACREGGTVSGQAIAALADTAMVCALWAALGEQRPVATVDLHVTYLRAAKDGLRATAEVVKQGRSLSFARVSIASDSEPDRPVATAVGTFATGA, encoded by the coding sequence ATGGCCACATTCGACCTGCAATCCGCGCCCGCGATCCTCGCGGAGGTCTTTCCGCCCTGGGTGTTGTCGCTGCGCCCCGAGATCGTCCACATCGGCGATGGCCAGACGGTGCTCGCCATGCCCTTGTCGCCGGTCGCCTGCCGCGAAGGCGGGACCGTGTCGGGCCAGGCGATCGCGGCGCTGGCCGACACCGCGATGGTGTGCGCGCTGTGGGCCGCGCTGGGCGAACAGCGCCCGGTCGCGACCGTCGACCTGCACGTCACCTACCTGCGCGCCGCGAAGGACGGCCTGCGCGCCACGGCCGAGGTCGTGAAGCAGGGACGCAGCCTGTCGTTCGCGCGCGTGAGCATCGCGAGCGACAGCGAACCCGATCGCCCGGTGGCCACGGCCGTCGGCACCTTCGCGACCGGCGCATGA